In the Geobacter sp. FeAm09 genome, one interval contains:
- the proC gene encoding pyrroline-5-carboxylate reductase codes for MLDGKTIGFIGGGNMAEAIIKGLLVGGVPAAAIAVAEPAPLRREFLASEYGVALHDENADVARRADIILLAVKPQVAGSVLAGLEQTISPDKLIISIMAGIATGFIEASFNNGVRVVRVMPNTPALIQAAATAICPGRKATEQDLETAREIFSLVGTVVTVPEKQMDAVTGLSGSGPAYVFAFIEALADAGVKNGLPRDIAAKLAVQTVVGAARMVAETGEHPALLREKVSSPGGTTIAALHTLENGRFRGLVMDAVDSASQRSKELSGK; via the coding sequence ATGCTTGACGGAAAGACTATCGGATTCATCGGCGGCGGCAACATGGCCGAGGCGATCATCAAGGGGCTCCTGGTCGGGGGGGTCCCGGCGGCCGCCATCGCGGTGGCCGAGCCCGCCCCGCTCCGCAGGGAATTCCTCGCCAGCGAGTACGGCGTGGCGCTCCACGACGAAAACGCCGACGTCGCACGCCGTGCCGACATCATCCTCCTGGCCGTCAAACCCCAGGTGGCGGGCAGCGTCCTGGCCGGGCTGGAGCAGACCATCTCGCCGGACAAGCTGATCATATCCATCATGGCCGGCATCGCCACCGGCTTCATCGAGGCGAGCTTCAACAACGGGGTGCGGGTCGTGCGGGTGATGCCCAATACCCCGGCCCTGATCCAGGCGGCGGCCACGGCCATCTGCCCCGGCAGAAAGGCGACGGAGCAGGATCTGGAGACCGCCCGCGAGATATTCTCCCTGGTCGGCACGGTCGTCACCGTACCGGAAAAACAGATGGACGCGGTAACGGGGCTGTCCGGCAGCGGTCCGGCCTACGTTTTCGCGTTCATCGAGGCCCTGGCGGATGCCGGCGTGAAAAACGGGCTGCCGCGGGATATCGCGGCCAAGCTGGCGGTGCAGACCGTGGTCGGGGCCGCCCGCATGGTGGCGGAAACCGGCGAGCACCCGGCACTGCTGCGGGAAAAAGTGTCATCTCCCGGCGGGACCACCATCGCTGCCCTGCACACCCTGGAAAACGGCCGTTTCCGGGGCCTGGTCATGGACGCCGTGGACAGCGCCAGCCAGCGTTCGAAGGAATTGTCGGGAAAATAG
- a CDS encoding PilZ domain-containing protein — protein sequence MENTRISERIEAPLDIKVTWPAAQQVKRAVTKDFSDSGAFVLVAFEPYPPVDTEMHLQLDGLVLGKEPPVLKARVVRVTDEGVAFRFVRDEAE from the coding sequence ATGGAGAACACGCGCATAAGCGAACGGATCGAAGCCCCGCTGGACATCAAGGTCACCTGGCCCGCGGCGCAGCAGGTCAAGCGGGCCGTCACCAAGGATTTCAGCGACAGCGGGGCGTTTGTGCTCGTGGCGTTCGAGCCCTACCCGCCGGTGGATACCGAGATGCACCTGCAGCTCGACGGGCTGGTGCTGGGCAAGGAGCCGCCGGTGCTCAAGGCGCGAGTGGTGCGGGTCACGGACGAGGGGGTGGCGTTCCGGTTTGTGCGGGATGAGGCGGAGTGA
- a CDS encoding MarR family winged helix-turn-helix transcriptional regulator, with protein sequence MQQPTPTLVAEIIDNLRRVFQVVNEQSKRVERETGLTGPQLWAIKVIAEHAPIKISELARRMYLHPATIVGIVDRLEKRRLVERERCSKDRRVVHVGLTDAGRQVVATSPEVAQGLLVRGLEILPDTELRTIAGGFERMVKILGAQEIPPHLILSSEVNLPRKQPVAGPK encoded by the coding sequence ATGCAGCAGCCAACACCCACTCTGGTCGCGGAGATCATCGACAACCTGCGGCGCGTATTTCAGGTCGTCAACGAACAATCCAAGAGGGTTGAACGGGAAACCGGCCTGACCGGGCCGCAACTGTGGGCAATCAAGGTGATTGCCGAACACGCGCCGATCAAGATATCGGAACTGGCCCGCAGGATGTACCTGCATCCCGCAACCATCGTCGGGATCGTTGACCGGCTGGAAAAACGGAGGCTCGTGGAGCGTGAGCGGTGCAGCAAGGACCGGCGGGTGGTGCATGTGGGGCTGACGGACGCGGGCCGGCAGGTCGTGGCGACCTCGCCGGAGGTTGCCCAGGGGCTCCTCGTCAGGGGGCTGGAAATCCTGCCTGATACGGAGTTGCGCACGATCGCGGGTGGCTTCGAGCGCATGGTCAAGATCCTGGGCGCCCAGGAAATCCCCCCCCATCTGATCCTGTCCTCCGAGGTCAACCTGCCGCGAAAACAGCCGGTGGCCGGACCGAAATAG